The following proteins are co-located in the Triticum aestivum cultivar Chinese Spring chromosome 1A, IWGSC CS RefSeq v2.1, whole genome shotgun sequence genome:
- the LOC123055367 gene encoding lipase, protein MARFILGLVELGVSAAVHLLFGFYVFSTAVAADISQAAAASGCPLLRRPPPAAGLVDVAAAAAEEEDERRGVVLDGSPPPIVLVHGIFGFGKGRLGGMSYFAGAEKKDDRVLVPDLGSLTSIHDRARELFYYLKGGQVDYGVEHSQVYGHTRFGRIYETGHYPVWDEQNPVHFVGHSAGAQVVRVLHQMLAEKAFPGHDTSEDWVLSLTSLSGALNGTTRTYYDGMLAEDGRSMKSICLLQLCRLGVIVYDWLDIPWLKNYYNFGFDHFEMSWRKVGFSGLVDLLLGNTGPFSSGDWILPDLTIQGSLKINSTLKTFPNTFYFSYATKRTRKLFGITVPSSVLGVHPMLFLRVLQMCMWRHPQNAPLPYKGYRDEDWEDNDGALNTISMTHPRIPIEHPNRFVVDDSDCNPLQPGIWYHKIIEGDHILFIVNRERAGVQFDLLYDGIFERCRKHAFRKSPPTMPNETSQ, encoded by the exons ATGGCGAGGTTCATCCTGGGCCTGGTGGAGCTCGGGGTCAGCGCGGCCGTGCACCTGCTCTTCGGCTTCTACGTCTTCAGCACGGCCGTCGCGGCGGACATCTCGCAGGCCGCCGCCGCGTCCGGGTGCCCGCTGCTGCGCCGCCCGCCCCCGGCCGCGGGGCTcgtcgacgtcgccgccgccgcggccgaggaggaggacgaacgcAGGGGCGTCGTGCTCGACGGCTCGCCGCCGCCCATCGTCCTCGTCCACGGCATATTCGGCTTCGGCAAGGGG AGGCTCGGCGGGATGTCCTACTTCGCCGGCGCCGAGAAGAAGGACGACCGCGTGCTCGTGCCGGATTTGGGGTCGCTCACCAGCATCCATGACAG GGCGCGGGAGCTGTTCTACTACCTCAAGGGGGGACAGGTGGACTACGGCGTGGAGCACAGCCAGGTTTATGGGCACACGCGCTTCGGGAGGATCTATGAAACAG GGCATTATCCTGTGTGGGACGAGCAGAACCCTGTGCACTTTGTGGGGCACTCGGCCGGCGCGCAGGTTGTGAGGGTGCTGCATCAGATGCTCGCTGAGAAG GCTTTCCCTGGGCATGATACTTCTGAAGACTGGGTTCTGAGCCTTACTTCCTTGTCAGGCGCCCTTAATGGAACCACACGGACTTACTATGACGGCATGCT GGCTGAAGATGGGAGATCCATGAAATCAATTTGTCTTCTTCAGCTCTGCAGGCTTGGAGTCATTGTCTATGATTGGCTGGACATTCCTTGGCTGAAGAATTACTACAATTTCGGTTTTGATCACTTTGAAATGTCATGGAGAAAAGTTGGTTTTTCTGGTTTAGTTGATCTCCTGCTAGGGAATACTGGGCCGTTTTCCTCAGGAGACTGGATTCTCCCTGACCTCACAATTCAAGGATCTCTAAAAATTAACTCCACCCTCAAGACCTTTCCCAATACATTCTACTTCAGTTATGCTACAAAGAGAACTCGGAAGCTATTTGGAATTACAGTACCATCAAGCGTCCTTGGAGTTCACCCGATGCTCTTTCTCAGAGTTCTCCAGATGTGTATGTGGCGGCACCCTCAAAACGCGCCTCTACCTTACAAAGGATACAG GGATGaagattgggaagataatgatggGGCTTTGAACACAATCTCCATGACGCACCCTCGCATTCCCATAGAGCATCCTAACCGTTTTGTAGTGGATGATTCTGACTGCAATCCTTTGCAACCTGGGATATG GTATCACAAGATCATTGAGGGTGATCACATTCTTTTCATTGTAAATCGGGAAAGAGCTGGAGTGCAGTTTGATTTGCTGTATGATGGCATTTTCGAGCGCTGCAGAAAGCATGCATTTAGGAAGAGTCCCCCTACCATGCCAAACGAAACAAGTCAATAG